In a genomic window of Phaenicophaeus curvirostris isolate KB17595 unplaced genomic scaffold, BPBGC_Pcur_1.0 scaffold_51, whole genome shotgun sequence:
- the PIN1 gene encoding peptidyl-prolyl cis-trans isomerase NIMA-interacting 1, translating to MAEEEKLPAGWEKRMSRSSGRVYYFNHITNASQWERPSGSGKNGQGEPSRVRCSHLLVKHNQSRRPSSWRQEKITRTKDEALELINGYIQKIKSGEEDFESLASQFSDCSSAKAGGDLGAFGRGQMQKPFEDASFALRAGEMSGPVFTESGIHIILRTE from the exons ATGGcggaggaggagaagctgccCGCGGGCTGGGAGAAGCGCATGAGCCGCAGCTCCG gCCGAGTTTATTACTTCAACCACATCACGAACGCGAGTCAGTGGGAACGACCCAGCGGCAGCGGGAAGAACGGGCAAGGGGAGCCGAGCAGAGTGCGATGTTCTCACCTCCTGGTGAAACACAACCAGTCGCGGAGACCCTCGTCCTGGAGGCAGGAAAAGATCACGCGGACCAAAGATGAGGCGCTGGAGCTTATAAATG GCTACATCCAGAAGATCAAGTCGGGGGAGGAGGATTTCGAATCCCTGGCTTCGCAGTTCAGCGACTGCAGCTCCGCGAAAGCAGGAGGCGATCTGGGTGCGTTTGGAAGAG GTCAGATGCAGAAACCTTTCGAAGACGCCTCGTTTGCGCTGAGGGCCGGCGAGATGAGCGGGCcggttttcacagaatcagggATCCACATCATCCTGCGCACGGAGTGA
- the LOC138734056 gene encoding hepatic lectin-like has protein sequence MEAERGVADPQLQRSGVKKLLARSEASSPPFPNRSSPGMDEERLHDDLRVFKDRSFFQQKVRSFSTVYLLLALSVLLTIILFAVSLSRVSSVSSKLHELHSERKQNFSSRDFLLFPCGAESREWEYFDGKCYYFSLSRTSWHKAKAHCEEMHSHLAIVDSYAKQSFIMFRTRNERFWIGLTDENSEGEWEWIDGTDYKTTFTFWKEGEPNNSGSNEDCAHLWVSGKWNDVYCTYECYYVCEKSLPR, from the exons ATGGAGGCGGAGAG AGGCGTCGCAGATCCTCAACTCCAGAGATCTGGAGTGAAAAAGCTTCTGGCTCGATCGGAAGCTTCATCCCCACCTTTTCCCAACCGCAGCTCCCCCGGGATGGATGAGGAACGTCTTCACGATGATCTACGTGTTTTTAAAG acaGAAGCTTCTTCCAGCAGAAGGTGAGATCCTTCTCCACTGTCTACCTGCTCCTGGCCCTCTCCGTGCTCCTGACCATCATCCTCTTCGCCGTGTCCCTTTCCAGAG TTTCATCCGTCTCTTCAAAACTCCACGAGCTGCACTCGGAACGGAAACAAAACTTTTCCAGCAGGGATTTTCTCC tTTTTCCCTGCGGAGCCGAATCCAGGGAGTGGGAATATTTCGATGGGAAATGTTACTACTTCTCGCTGAGCAGGACGAGTTGGCACAAGGCGAAGGCTCATTGCGAGGAGATGCACTCGCACTTGGCCATCGTCGACAGCTACGCCAAGCAG AGTTTTATCATGTTCAGGACCAGGAACGAGCGGTTCTGGATCGGGTTGACGGATGAAAATTCCGAAGGGGAATGGGAATGGATCGACGGGACCGACTATAAAACCACCTTCAC GTTTTGGAAGGAGGGAGAACCCAACAACAGCGGCAGCAACGAGGACTGCGCCCACCTCTGGGTTTCCGGGAAGTGGAACGACGTTTACTGCACCTACGAGTGTTACTACGTCTGCGAAAAGTCCCTTCCCCGCTGA
- the FBXL12 gene encoding F-box/LRR-repeat protein 12, producing MAAAAAELPDSVLVRILALLPLRERLGAASVCRRWQRLAQDREVWRDVDGSAHPLSSRSLWLLLRRRFQPSLRTLRLRGRLRSALRQRLLSPALLAALAKRCPRLLGLYLTETDLRHLPSSSLPASLVALELSCCEIPASWFCSALPNLRHLVIRRVPAFSDRHLLNVVSGSRLKSLSLSGTYRLTDVGICRAAPRLEELETLRLIRCGVGDSAAGSIGLYMKRLRLLELGEAHGLTEAGLKSLGSLRSLETLDLHLPLSPGAVIAVCRALPGLRSLQLRGLRFEDGITDQIRADFPFCSFSKAP from the exons atggcggcggccgcggcggaGCTGCCGGACTCGGTGCTGGTGCGGATCCTGGCGCTGCTGCCGCTGAGGGAGCGGCTGGGGGCGGCGAG CGTCTGCAGGCGGTGGCAGCGGTTGGCGCAGGACCGGGAGGTGTGGAGAGACGTGGATGGGAGCGCGCACCCG CTCAGCTCCCGCtccctgtggctgctgctgcgcCGGCGTTTCCAGCCGAGCCTGCGGACCCTGCGGCTGCGAGGAAGGCTCCGCTCGGCCCTCAGGCAGCGCCTCCTCTCCCCGGCGCTCCTGGCCGCCCTCGCCAAGCGCTGCCCCCGGCTCCTCGGCCTCTACCTCACGGAAACCGACCTCCGGCACCTGCCCTCCTCCAGCCTCCCCGCCTCCCTGGTGGCgctggagctgagctgctgcgAGATCCCGGCCTCCTGGTTCTGCTCGGCCCTTCCCAACCTCCGGCACCTCGTGATCCGCCGCGTCCCGGCTTTTTCCGACCGCCACCTCCTCAACGTCGTCTCCGGGAGCCGCTTGAAGAGCTTGAGCCTTTCCGGCACCTACCGCCTCACGGACGTGGGGATTTGCCGAGCGGCTCCGCGGTTGGAAGAGCTGGAAACGCTGCGGTTGATCCGATGCGGCGTCGGAGACTCCGCCGCCGGCTCCATCGGGCTCTACATGAAACGTTTGCGTCTCCTGGAGCTCGGCGAGGCTCACGGGCTCACGGAAGCGGGTTTGAAATCCTTGGGATCCCTGCGGAGCCTGGAGACGCTCGACCTCCACCTCCCGCTCTCTCCCGGCGCCGTTATCGCCGTGTGCCGAGCGCTTCCCGGGCTGAGGAGCCTCCAGCTGCGAGGGCTTCGCTTCGAGGATGGAATCACAGATCAAATCCGAGCggattttcctttttgtagCTTTTCCAAGGCTCCTTGA